A stretch of DNA from Leptospira barantonii:
AGGAACAACCTTTAGAACCTTTCTCTTATCTGGATCAGTTGTCCTTGGAAGAATACGAAGGAGAATTGGAAACTTCTCAAGATTTCGAATCTAAATCCGAAAGTAAAAGATCGTCTTCGGCCAAAGCGAAGAAAGGAAAATCTTCTGGAGGGGTTTCGGGGAAAAAACCGAAGAAAAAGTAATCTAACAGGATAAACGGAAAAAGGAGTCGGACGCGAACACGCGAACGACTCCTTTTTTTATTTTAATGTTTTTGAATCTATCAACGGGCGACGAGATAATACTCCGAGATAAAAAGAAGTTGTTGTTCCGTAAGACGGTTGTCCGCGGCTTTCGAACTTCTTTTTACGATTTCATCGGAATCATTCGAACCCTTCCATGTGATCGGAAACGCCGAAGAGGCGCTCGCCGAGTTTTTTGTTCTTTGTAAGAATTCTCTCAATCTCATGCTGATTTCTCTTTTAAAAAAAAGGCGCCCTTGGAAAAGAGCGCCCTTCGTTGATACAAAGTGTTCCCGCTTAGTCTTAGAACTTAGCGACAACTCCTAAAGTTACACCGTATTGGTGATCTTGTTTTTCACCTTTTTGGTCTACGAATTGTTTACCGGTCGCCCAGTCTCTCCGCATATCAAGTTTGATTAACAAGTTTTCGGTAAAGTTCCACACAGGAGTAACAGTGAACGTTTTATACTGTCCTGCGTTTCTCGTTCCACCATAGTTTTTGTAATCGTCGCTCATCGCTTCGAGAACTTGTTCTTTGGTGACCGCATATTGACCGAAAGTCGGGCTCGCCGCAAGAGCAGTAGCAACTGCATCAGCAACCGCTAAGTCCGTAGCTTTCTTGTATTCGCTGATGTAAGCGTTCGTTCCCATAAAAGGGTTGAACGTGGTCAACGCGCCGTTGTTGTGTTTGTCGTCGATGTATTCCACACGAACGTTCACACCCCAAGCTTCGTTAACTTTAAACTTAGCGAAGATACCGTAAGCTTTGTAAGTAGTCTTAGCGTCGCGTTTGTTGTTCAGACCCCAGAAAAGAGTGTCTTTGTTGAACTGCTCAGCACCGGTTGCGTCTACGTTGTAGCGTTTTTGATCCAAGCTGTTGTTTGCAAGAGCTCCGGATTTTTCACTCCAAGTATAGTCGAGGTCGATGGTGATTTTATCGGTCGGAGTGATCGATAAGATCGCGTGGTTCATGAACCAGTAGTCTTTGTTGTAATGCGCTCTGTTAGGATTCGAAACGTTGTATTTTGCGATGTTCGGATCGCCCAATGCGTTTCCTAACTCGGTGGCAAGAGCCGCTTTGGTAGGATCGACACGAGAAGCCGCACCGTCGCTGGAGTAGAGGGTGTTCCAAGTGATGGAAAGTTTGTCTTCGATCAATTGACCTTTCAACTGAGTTCCGATCGCTTTTCTTTCGGACTGACCTTCTACGAAGTAACTTTTGCTCGCCGCATTACCGCTGTAAGTCGGATCAGTGATGATCTGAGTTGGAGCAGTCGTCAAGTTCGCGGGAGAGTTATAACCGGTACCACCACCACTGTTGTAGATGTAGAAAGTTCCAGCCCATTTGTCTGTGAACTGAGTGGTTAAGCGAGCACCGGTGTGGATAAAGGGGATCGTATTTTGGAAGATCGCGCCTATCGAGTAGTTCGGGTTACTCATGGATTCGAGAACCTCGTACCCGATATGGGTTGCCATCTTACCGACGTCTAACGTCATTCCTTTTAACACAGGGAAATACATACTCACATATGCTTGTTTCAGCATGTTGTAGTTGTAGATACTATTGCTCTGAGAATACGGAGCTTCCTGAAACGCGTTGTTCTGACCGTTTTGGAAGTCGATTCTGAAACCCCAAGGTGAACTTTTCTCAGCGGCTTTTTGGATCGTAAGAGCGACCGCGTTTACCGCAAAGTTTTTGTTACTGGTTTCAAAAGCACGGGTAGCATCAATGTCGCTTCCTTGTTTCGGGTTGAGATTGTACATGTAGTACACGTCTGCGAATCCGGAAAATTCAACCTGATCATACCATTTCTTATCTTCTGGCTCCGCTTTGGGAGCGGGCGCGGGTGCAATCGCCGCTTCTGCCGTTGGCTTCTTACCGGTCTGGGCAAAGACCTGTGAAGAACCTACAAGGCAAAGGACGGAAGCAACGAGGCTCAGTGTTTTTGTTCTCATCATTCTCCTAAATCTCCTATGCCCTTTTTATGCAAAATGCGTGCCATCGCTTAAATTTTGGAAATTAGCTAAAAAAACAGCATTTTGGCATTAGATCTTAGGGGTTAGGGTGCCTATAGAATAGGATCAAGGTGAATAACGGTGTTTTTTATTGGGACAGATGCCTAAAAATTAGGCGTAAAAACATTGCAAGTTATCAAGGGAGAATGGAAAGAAGGGATTCTTTTTGGTTTTCTTCCGGGTTTTCGAGTACATGAGACAGAAGTTTTCCGAGTACGGTCCCGATTTCCTTGGGAGGTAGGTTCGGTCGGGCCTTGAGAATATCCTCTCCCCGAAGCGCCAATTCCGTCACCAGAAGGGCTTGTGGTTGTTCGAGGAGGCCGATGATTCTTTCAAAATTGAAAAAAGTCCGCAGATTAGGATCGTAAGTATATGCAAGATTTAGAATGTGTTCCACTACGGCTCTCAGATGTTCTCTTCCGGCGTGCAAACAGGAAGGGTGCAAAAGAATTCTTCTTACATCGGAATCTTTAAGTTCGTTTGCGTTCTTCCTGGAAAGCAAAGACGCGAGCATAGACGAAAAGAATAAAGAATCCTTTGTGTTCTGATTGGAATAACGCAGATCCTTCATAAACTGTTTTGCGGAATTTACGTCTTCAAAATTTCCGAACAACCAAGCGTGTAAGAAACTGAGCCGCAGGCTTTGTGGAAAAATCGGAAGTTCTCGAATCTTTTCCGCGACGTCTAAGTTTTCGTTCGGATATAGTTTTACGTTCGTGAACAATTCTAAGATGGAAAACTCACGAAACAAACACAATGCGGGGGCAGGGTTCGAAGTCTTTAAGGTTTTGTTCAACTCGTCGTGAACCCTTTCTTTGGAAACCTTTGCAGTTATGTTTCTGCATTGAAGAATCGCCTTTGCTGTGTTCGACTCCAACGTAAATCCCAAACTGCTTACAAAACGAATCGCTCGGATCGGTCTGAGTCCGTCTTCGGTGAATCTTTCGATCGGATTTCCGATCGTTCGAATGATCTTGTTTCGAATGTCTTCCAGACCGGAATGTTCATCGATGAGAACTTTCTTTTCCAGATCGAGAGCAAGAGCGTTCATCGTAAAGTCCCTGCGTTTTAGATCCTCGCTTAAGGAAACTCCGAACTCCACCGTTTCCGGTCTTCTTCCGTCTACATAATCCGCGTCCTTGCGAAACGTAGTGATTTCGTAGGCGCGATCTTGGATCAAAACTGTAACGGTTCCGTGTTTGATTCCGGTGGGAACGGTTCTTTTAAAAAGGGTAAGAATTTTTTCGGGCAACAACGAAGTAGTAAGATCGAATTCATCGGGAACCTTGGAAAGCACGAGATCGCGCACGGATCCGCCGATCAGATAACATTCTCCGCCTTCGTCACGGATGGTTCTTGTGATAGCGATCATGTCCTCCCGAAAAACATCGGGAATTTTTTCGATCAGGGAAGAAGGATCGACATCAATCATTTTGGATCATTTTTTTCCAAAGATTTCCGTATCGATTTTTGAGGGTTGGATTGTTTTCCAGAATCGTATCGATTTTCTTTTTCCATTCCGGGTCGACCGTGATCTGACTGAATGGAAGTTCCGTTTTTTCGGAAAGAATCTTATCGATCCCGGCCGAAGTTTTTTCAGTCGCCAAATCGCAGAGATCCTTGGAATCAGCCGCTTCCTTTTGAGAGGATTCGGAAAGACAGAGGAGCAACATCTCCTCGAATTTTTCTTCCTTTTGAAGGGAGATCAATTTGTCCTTGAGAGAACGTCCGCAGGAAGAAGTTGAGAATAAAAAAACAAAACTCAAAAAAGTAAGAAACAAAATTCTTCCCAAAGAAAGAATGGAAACGAAGGGGGGTTCGTTTTGAATCCGCAGATTCTTATTGTTTGAAGGCTTCGTTGGCGAGTTTGTCTGCGACGGAATTTTTTTCACGGGGAACATGGGTTATCTGGAAACTCTGTAAGGAAGAAACGAGTTTGTCCACTTCCTTTTTGTATTCCAAAAGATTGGGATGTTTGACCTTGTATCTTCCGGTAACCTGTCTGACCACGAGTTCGGAATCCATGTGCGCGTGAACGGCCAGAAAGTTTCTTCGAATACATTCTTCCAGACCTTTTTTGAGGGCGCTCCATTCGGCGACGTTGTTTGTGGTTTCTCCGATTTTTTCGGAGATCCTAAATTCTTCCTTATCTCCGTCGTATGCGACAACTCCGATCGAGGACGGTCCGGGGTTTCCCTTGGACGCTCCGTCGCAAAAGATCGAGATCAAGAATTTTTTTCCTTCCGAAAAAGATCGATCGCGAATTGAATCGGCTTCCATACGATCACGTATAACAAAAGCAGACCACCCTTTACGATTCCGCTTAAAAAGGTGAGAATGAATTCCAAGGTCCAATTCGTGAAGGAATAAAATGCTTCCGGTTGAACGAGAGTGAACACGAAAGAAACGAGTCCGAGACCGAGCAAGGTAAACTGCAGAATCGCATTTCCGATTAAAAAAGAAAGAAGACTGACTACCGTAAACAATAGGGCTAAGCGGAGACCGCGTTTTTTGACTTCGAAGTTCATAAAGAGGCTGTGCATCTGAAAGTTTTTTGATCCTGGCACGTGATTTGTATTTAAAGCCATACTGAAAACAACCGCCTCTTTCGTCGAGTTTTCCCTAAAAAACTTTACGAGTTCGATACGATCTGTCATGCTTCCTAGATGATCCGGCAAAAACTACAGGACCTAGTCGATTCCCTTCCGATCAGTCCGGAAAGAAGTTGTTCTTATTATCCGGATCGTATGAGTCAGATTCAGTATCTTCCGTTTCAAGGTGAGATCGCCAAGGAAGCGTTGCAGTTTTTTTTCGATTCCGGTTTTCGTAGAACCGGGAACATTCTTTATCGCGCGTCCTGCAACGGTTGCCGGGATTGTTTGAGTTATCGGATTCCTTTGGATCTTTTTTCGCCGAGTCGAAATCGAAAACGGCTTTTAAAAAAGAACGAGGATCTTTTGATCCATGTCGGCCCGCCGAGCCTTACGACCGAGAAAGAAATTCTTTACATTCGTTATCAAAGATCGCGTTACGAAAGTTTTGTAAGCGGAGAATCCGATCAGGAACTTTTGGAAGGAATGCGTTGGAATCTTTTCGGTTATCCCGAAAATTCTCTGGAGATGACCTTGTCTTTGGATGGGAAGATTCTCGGTTTTATGATTTTAGATTTCGCATCGGATTCTCTTTCGGCGGTTTATTCGGTGTATGATCCCGATTATGCGGATCGAAGTCTGGGAAGTTTTGCGATTCTCCGTTCCATTCTTTACGCAAAAGAATTGGGAATGAAATACTATCACCTAGGCTACTTCCTTCCCGGACATCCCGATATGGATTATAAGAAATACTGGACTCCTGCGGAGATTCGCGAATCGGAAGAGAACCATTGGACCTCGTTCGAGGAATTTCAAAAAAGCCACCCAGACTTTTCCTGGTGAGAATCTCCCCTAAATCATACTTGTCAGTTCCGTTTATTCCCGTAGAACGGATGAATATGGCAAAAAAAATCATCGTCGTAGGTGCATCTAGCGGTATCGGAAAAGAATTATCGGTTCTTCTTTTGGAACAAGGACATACGGTCACTCTGGTAGCCCGCCGTGACAAGGAATTGAAAACGATCGCGGCTCCTTTTAAATCAAACGCATTCATCATCAAACACGACGTCACCAATTTCGACCAAGCGGACTCGACGTTTCAAAAAGCGGTGAAGTCCATGAAAGGTCTCGACGAGATTTATTTCGCATCGGGAATTATGTACGATATCAAACCGGAAGAATTCGACACCGAAAAGGATATCGAGATGTTGAACACGAATCTTTTAGGTTGTGTCGCTTGGTTGAATCCTGCGGCAAGTCTTTTTCAGAAACAAAAAAGCGGTAAGATCATCGGGATCTCTTCGATCGCGGGCGATCGTGGTAGAAGAGGGAATCCAGTTTACAATACTTCCAAGGCTGGAATGAACACGTATCTCGAAGCTCTGAGAAATCGTCTGAGCGTTTTGGGAGTTCAAGTTCTCACTGTAAAACCAGGTTTTATCGATACGGCGATGACACAGGGAATGAAAGGTCTTTTCTGGTTGATCACCGCTAAGGAAGCGGCGACCACCATTCTCAAAGCCGCGGATGCGGGTAAGGAAAATATTTACGTTCCGGCTCGTTGGGGACTCGTGGGTTTGATCATCCGTTCGATTCCTTCTTTTATCTTTAAACGTCTTTCTATCTAAACCTGAATTACGAAAGGGTAATATTATGGCAACGGCATCCAAGACTTCTTCAAAAAAGAAGGCCTCCGCAAAAACTTCGAAAGCGACTTCGGTAAAAAAATCGAACGTTGAACTTACTCTTCCCGAAGCTTCCAAGGTGGAAGCGTGGGGGATGAATCATTATTCCGTTTCTCCAGTCGTTTTTCCGGAGAAGGAAGAGGATTTTAAAAACATATTCTCTTACGCGGATAAAAAAGGTTTGAAGCTTACGTTTCGAGGCGGCGGTTGCAGTTACGGGGACGCGGCTACAAACACGAAAGGTGTTGTGATCAATATTTCCAAGTTCAATCGAATTTTGGAATTCAATTCCAAAACGGGAATCATCAAAGCCGAATCGGGAGTTACGATCAAACAACTCTGGGAATTCGGAATCGAAAAAGGATATTGGCCCCCCGTGGTGAGCGGCACTATGTTTCCTACGTTAGGCGGCGCTTTGTCGATGAACATTCACGGCAAGAATAACTTCGCCGTGGGCCCGATCGGGGATCACGTTCTCGAGTTTACGTTTATGACTCCGGACGGAAAGATTCATACCTGCACAAGAAAGAAGAATCAGGATCTTTTTTTTGCGGCGATTTCCGGCTTCGGAATGCTCGGAGCTTTTTTAACGGTAACGATCCAACTGAAACATATCTACGCGGGAAAGATGAAAGTATGGCCCGTGGTCAGCAAAAATCTTCAGGATATGTTCGACTATTTCGAAAGTGAATATAAGAATTCGGATTATCTCGTAGGTTGGGTGGATGCGTTCGCATCGGGGAGTTCTCTAGGCAGAGGACAGATTCACAAGGCGGTTCATCTCAAAAAAGGCGAGGACCCCGATTATCCGGAAAACTGTAAATTAGAAAAACAGAATCTACCAAGCACGTTTCTCGGGATCGTTCCGAAGGCTTGGATGTGGCTTTTTATGCTTCCATTCTCCAATAACCTGGGAATGAGACTCGTCAACTTTGCAAAATTCATTTCCGGTTATCTGACGAATAACAAACCGTATCTGCAAGGTCACGCGGAATACGCGTTTCTTTTGGATTACGTTCCGAATTGGAAGTTCATGTATAAACCGGGTTCCATGATTCAATATCAGAGTTTTATTCCGAAGGAGAATGCGGTGGATGCGTTTTCCGAAATTCTGAGAATCTGTCAGAAACGAGGAATCATCACCTGGCTCGCAGTATTCAAAAAACATAAACCGGATCCGTTTCTTCTGACGCACGCGTTAGACGGTTATTCCATGGCTATGGATTTTCCGGTGACTTCCAGAAACCGGAAAAAACTTTGGGAGCTCGCCGGAGAATTGGACGAAACCGTGCTTAAGTTCGGTGGAAAGTTTTATTTCGCGAAGGACAGCACTCTCAGGCCGGAAATCGTTCAGCGTGCGTTTCCGAAAAAGACTCTGGAAACCTTTCATTCTTTAAAAAAGAAACTCGATCCGAAAGGAATTTTGGAAACCGATCTTTACAGAAGAATCATGGGTATTTGGTGATCTATGAGTCGGTTGAACGCGTTTTTATCGGAGATCAAAAAGAATAAGGATTTAAAAGTATTCTTAGCTCTTTTTGCGTTAGGCGCGTTCTTTCGTCTTTTTCGTTTGGATCTTCAGAGTCCCTGGGAGGACGAACTTTTTTCCATCCGTGCTTCTTCGGAAAGTTCCCTAAGTAATCTTTGGGGATGGATGAAGAACGATCCGCATCCTCCTCTGTATCAGACACTATTGTATTTTTGGTTTCAGGCTTTCGGTCCTACGATCTTTGTCGGAAGAATGTTGAGTGCGATCGCGGGGCTTTTGGTCCCTCTGGCCTTTTTTGTTTTTGCTCCGTCCGGTTTGAGCGGAAGAATCAAGGTTTCCGTTTCCGCGTTGCTCGCATTGTCCACGGGTTTGATTTACTATTCTCAAGAATTGCGTTCTTATAGCCTTTTGATTTTGTTTTGTACGATTCAGCTCGCGTGCGTTTTGAGACTTTCCTATCGATCGGACGTCGAAACGGGAGTGACTGGAAACGCAAAAGACGTTCCAAAAGAAGCGAATCAAAATCTTGGAACCTACTGGAGTATATTAGGAATTTCTTTATTAGCATCTTATACTCATTTTTTCGGTTTTATCTGGTCTGCATCCGTCTTTCTCGGAATTTTTATCGCGGACTGGATCTTTCAGAGAAAATTTCCGAAGATTTCTTTCTGTTTTGGAATTTTGTTCGCCGTCTTATTCTTACCCGCGTTGTATCTATTGTTCAATTCGAATAAAATCGGAATCGCGTCTTGGATTCCGGAAGCAGGATTCACCGCATTCGTTGTATTCTTTGATTTGGTCTTTCATTCCGGAATTCTCAAAAAATTCATTCCCGGAATTGTCGCGTCTTTGGCTTTGCTCGTAGGTTTTGCGTCCTTGTATTTCCAAAAAAAGGAAACCGATACGGAATCCGTAAACTTAGAACCGGCGGACAAAAGATCCGCGATTTCATTGATTGTGATTCTGATCGTATTTACGATCGTGCTCGGAATTCTTTCCGCGATTCAACCCTTGATCACCGCGAGAAATCTTTTGGTCACCGCACCCGCGTTGTATTTTTTGATTACGACCGGATTTTCTCTATTTCCGATCTACAAAGGGAGAAGATTGGAATCGATTTTGATTCTGATTTCTCTCGTGTCGCTTTATTATTTTACGCGTTATTACTATAAACCGTATAAGGAACAATGGAGAGAAAGCTCGGGATACATTCTTTCCAAGATCGCAGAGCGTCCGAAAGAGTTTACACTTCTTTGTTCTTCTCATACCTACAACATGGAATATTTTTTAAAGACTGCAAAAATCGAAGGTGTTACTCCGAAGATTTATTCGAAGGAAGAAGCCGATCTTTTTATCAAGGATCCTTCCAGAAAAGACTTAGTGATTCTGGAAACCTCTTGGAAATATTTAAACATGGAAGAGGTCGATACCTTGTTCAATCGGAATACATTCGATCGAACCGATCAGTTGTTCTACGGAATGAAAGTCATCGTTCTCCGTAAAAAATAATCCCGGAATCTTAAATTATGAAAAAAAGAAATATCACCTATGTAATCCCGTGTTTGAACGAGGAAAAAACTCTTCCTCTTGTTTTGGAAAAACTCGTTAAGCTCAAGAAAGAATTAAAACAATACAACGTTGAAATTCTGGTTTCGGACAACGGAAGCGAGGATAAGTCCGTATCGATCGCAAAAAAATACGGAGCGAAGGTCGTTCACTGTAAGGAAAGAGGGTACGGAGCCGCATTGAATTTCGGAATTACGAACGCGAGCGGGGAAGTTGTCCTTTTCGCGGACGCGGATGACACTTACGACTTTCTCGAATCTCCCGCTCTCCTTGCGGAAATTGAGAAAGGCGCTGAGTTTGTGATCGGTTCCCGTTTGGACGGAAAAATTCACAAGGGTGCGATGCCGTTTTTGCACCGTTATCTTGGAACTCCGGTCATCAACTGGATTATCAATCTATTATATTCAAAAAAAGGAAATCGCGTTAAGGACGCAAATTCCGGCTTTCGTTGTTTTTTGAAAAAGAAATATCTGGAATGGGAAATCGAAAGCACCGGAATGGAGTTCGCATCCGAAATGCTCGTAAAAGCGCTTCGAAGCGGTGTGAAACTTTCTCACGTTCCGATCAGTTTGCATCCAGACGTTGCGGGAAGAGTTCCTCATTTAAGAACTTGGAGAGACGGGATGAGACATCTTTTGCAGATTATGATCCATTCTCAACAGCTCTTTTATTATACGGGCTTTGCACTTTTCTTTTTCGGTTGGGCGGTTACAATCCTCGGATACTTTACCGGAATCGTTGCGATCGGTCCGTTTCATATATTCGGAATTCATTCTTTAACCGTTTCCTTGCTTGTTGCCACCTTGGGACAAACCGTTTGGGCGATCGGGCTTTTTCTTGCGGCTCGTAAGATTCCGGAGATGAGACTTTATTCTAAGTTGAATTTGTTGTCCGAGGATCTTCTCTTTTGGTATTCCGCGAGAATGATTTTTTTCGTCTTTTTGCTTTTCGCGTTTATCGTTTTCCGTTGGTGGAGAAATTCCTTTCAAGTTCTGGATCTGGAAAAGGAAATTTTGATGATTAGTTTTTTAAGCGTTCAGATTTTAAATCTGATCGGGCAGACGATCACGGCACATTTGTTAAAGCGAACGTAGTTTGGAAAAAGGGAGGAATTTGATACTGTCCCTACAAGCTGAGTCGTAATTTTTGCGGCCCCACCCTAACTTTGGGTGGGGGGCGAGGTGGTGGGAAGTTCGGACAAGTCCCTCACTACCACAAAATCCTCTTCTTCACAACGAAAAAATCACCGTCCTGTCGGAACACTTCCGAAATTATGGCTCAATCCATCCGGTTTATTGAATATTCCGAGCCCTTAATTCGTTTTTAAACGATACGTTCTCAACGTAAAATCCAAGATCTTTTTTGAATCTTGCATGTCGTAATAACGTTTTGGATCGTTAAAGCGAACTGCAATTTTTTCCTTATGTTGCTTTTCGGGAAGGTTCGGATCTCTTAGAGGCTCCATATCGTATTCTAAAATTGAATACGACGGAACTTCATTCTTTTTGAAAATTTCTTCTAACGTTAGAGCATCCTTTTCATTGATGACCGCAAAGTGAATCGCGGTTGTATAAGACGCTCCGATGAGATAATTCGTAAACTGACCTTTGTGGACGACGATCTTTCTGGACTGAAATTCGTTTTGAATTTCAGTATAAGGCGCGATCGCACCGAACAAAATCTTAAAACCTTCTCTCGTAAACTTGTAATTGTAGTATAAACTGAACAACGCAAGTAGAACCAAAACGCGTCCGGCATTCGGAAAGTCTACGGTTCGTTGGTATAAGAAGATAAAAATTCCCGCGGATAAAAAGATAAAACCGGATTCCAAGTAACGAAGACCAAAGTGATGTACTCCCGCAGTGTAAGGGCTTAAAAAGGAAATCGAAAAGACGGTTCCGATTCCGACTAAGCCGAGAATGGATTCTCCGGAAATTTCTTTTTTACGAAAAATATTGGATACGATGCCAAGAATCAAAATCGTATACGGAGCCGCTTTTAAAAAGCCGGTTTTTGTGGCGTCTCCCAAAAGATATCCTTGAAAGATTGAAATTTGTTTTCCAAGGGAGAATTGGCTCATCGCGTCTTCCGAACTTTGCAGAAAACGAATTCCCATCGGATGACCGGAATATACCGAATTTAAAATACCGATGAAAACAAAGGAAAGAATCGCACCCGGAACGGAAAAAAGCAAATACTGAGGAATCAGTTCTCTGGATTCTTTTGAGAAAAACCCCAAAAGGCCGAATAGAAAAATCGGAAACGCGGACTCCGTCCTTAAAAAGAATGCGGCAACCGCGAGAACTCCCGAAACGAATGAGAATATTCTAAAGTTCGAATTCGATTCTTCCCTGCTTATTTTGATCTTATCGGTAAAGAGGGATCTCATGAGTAAAAACGCGAAGGAAAGTAAAAGAAGATTGTTCAACGGAACTTCCGAGAATTCAACCGAGGACAAAACGGGAAAACTCAATGCGAACGGAATCAAGCTCGCGATCAAAATCACCCAGGTCTTATCGATAAAAAGGGAAAGGATTCGATCGAAAAAGAAAAGACATCCAAGCAAACAAAGAAGCGGCAATAGGGTGACGATCTTTATTCCTAAGAGATAAGCCGGTAATCCGTTCATAAGGGCAAAAATTGGAGGATATTGAAAGATACACTTTCTTCCTCCGTTCTCTTTCAAAAACGCCCAGGGATAATCAAACGGAAAATATTTGAACTCCGGGTCGTAAACTTTCCCCGGATACGCGCATTCAGAATTTGCGACGGCGGC
This window harbors:
- a CDS encoding LA_3751/LA_3752 family putative glycosyltransferase is translated as MLNRLSSPYVRYAVYALVVVFLAFNRSKLDLKTPFVSSDSEIKYYQTLMVAEKGFAAVANSECAYPGKVYDPEFKYFPFDYPWAFLKENGGRKCIFQYPPIFALMNGLPAYLLGIKIVTLLPLLCLLGCLFFFDRILSLFIDKTWVILIASLIPFALSFPVLSSVEFSEVPLNNLLLLSFAFLLMRSLFTDKIKISREESNSNFRIFSFVSGVLAVAAFFLRTESAFPIFLFGLLGFFSKESRELIPQYLLFSVPGAILSFVFIGILNSVYSGHPMGIRFLQSSEDAMSQFSLGKQISIFQGYLLGDATKTGFLKAAPYTILILGIVSNIFRKKEISGESILGLVGIGTVFSISFLSPYTAGVHHFGLRYLESGFIFLSAGIFIFLYQRTVDFPNAGRVLVLLALFSLYYNYKFTREGFKILFGAIAPYTEIQNEFQSRKIVVHKGQFTNYLIGASYTTAIHFAVINEKDALTLEEIFKKNEVPSYSILEYDMEPLRDPNLPEKQHKEKIAVRFNDPKRYYDMQDSKKILDFTLRTYRLKTN